AATACGGGCGGGAAAACCGTGACCTTGAAAACAGTGGGCATGCTCACGCTGATGGCACAGTCCGGGCTGCAGATCCCGGTTCAGGAAGGGTCCACCGCCGGCATCTATCAGAAGATCTTTGCGGATATCGGGGACGAGCAGTCCATCGAACAAAGTCTCAGTACGTTCAGTTCGCACATGACCAACATCGTCAATATTATGGATAACGTCGACCATGAATCACTCGTACTCTTCGATGAGCTCGGAGCCGGTACGGATCCGACAGAAGGGGCGGCACTTGCCATTGCCATTCTCGACCGCGTCCGTTCGATCGGAGCCAAAGTGATTGCGACGACGCATTACAGTGAGCTCAAAGGGTACGCCTACAACCGCGAAGGCGTCATCAATGCCAGTGTGGAGTTTGATGTGGAGACACTGAGGCCGACATATCGGCTGTTAATCGGGATTCCCGGACGGAGTAACGCCTTTGCCATCAGTAAGCGGCTCGGTCTTGGTGACGACATCATTGAAGAAGCGGGACTTCACGTCACCGCTGATTCGAACAAGATGGAGAAGATGATTTCGTCTCTTGAAGACAGCCGTAAAGCGGCTGAGAAGGATTATGATGAAGCAGACGCCCTCCTTCAGGAAGCAGAAGCCCTTCATGCAGAACTCGCAGAGGAGCTTGAACGAATTGAGGTCGAAAAAGAACGGATCTTCGAACGGGCAGAAGAAAAAGCCAACAAAGCGGTGGAGAAGGCCATGGAAGAAGCTGAATTCATCATTGCCGAACTCCGGGAAATGCAGGCAAATGCCCCGTCCATTAAAGACCACAAGCTGATCGACGCGAAAAAGAGGCTTGAAGATTCGGAAGTGACCTTGAAGAAAAAGAAAAAAACGTCGCCTGTCAAAAAGAAGAAGCCTGTTGATACACTTCTCCCCGGCGATGAAGTCAAAGTAGTCAGCCTCAATCAAAAGGGTCATATTGTCGAAGCATCAGGAAAAACGGATTATATGGTCCAGCTTGGCATGATGAAGATGAAGGTGAAAAAGGATGACCTGCTTTATATTGACCGGCCTAAGCCGGTTGAGACGAAGCCACTGGCAACGCTGAGGGGAAGAGACGCCCACGTAAAACCGGAACTCGACCTTCGGGGAGAACGGTATGAAAGTGCCATGATGGATGTGGAAAAATACCTGGATGATGCCGTACTTGCCGGCTATCACCAGGTGTCGATCATCCACGGAAAAGGAACCGGGGCTCTTCGTAAGGGCGTCCAGGAACTTCTTGAGCGTCACCCGAATGTGAAATCAACACGACTCGGTTCACAGGGTGAAGGCGGCAGCGGCGTTACCGTTGCCCAGCTCAAATAAAGGCGGGATACGTGATGAATGAGCTGTTTGCAAATGAGTGGGTCTATACAGCAGGTGTTTACAGCCTGACAGTGATGGCGATTATCGTCAGTCTGTCCGTATTTGAGGCGGTTACGAGCTATAAAACATGGGACGAAATCCGCAGCGGCAACGTTGCCGTCGCCCTCAGCATCGGCGGAAAGATTTTCGGGATCGCGAATATTTTCCGTCATTCCATCACGGCCAATGACAGCATTCTCACCATGCTGATGTGGGGTGTATACGGATTTGCACTTCTGTTATTTGTGTATGTGATTTTTGAGTTTTTGACACCGGGATTCAGCGTCGATAAAGAACTGGCCCATGACAACCGGGCAGTAGGTATTGTATCGTTTATTCTCTCTGTTGCCTTGTCGTATGTGATCGGTTCAAGCATTGTGCTGTTTCAATGAGGAGGGTGTTTGATGGAAACGCTGTGGAAAGTCCTCGTCGTCCTCTGCGGCCTATTTATCGTGGCGGGCGTCGTATTTCTGTTTATGTTCTAGTGTTGCATAAGCCTTGTTTATAGATAAAATGGATCATTTTCCAATTTCGCCGTTTCAAGCAGCTTGATTCGGGAATCTCCTACACAGACGTTGTTAATTATGACGTCAGAAAGATTGATGATAAACGGGAGGTTTTCTCAATGAGTGATGATTTCAAGCGTGAAGAAAAAGTGGAGAAAAGACAGGAACCGGGCCGTGTCGGCTCAACCTTGATCAAATATCTCTTCATAACGGTGATCGTTGCGATGGTCCTGTTCTTCTTTGCGAGCTTTGTTCTGCCGATGTTCGGCGGGGACGGCGAAGGAAACGGAGACGGCGGCGGAAACAATAACGCCATTGAAATTGAAATCGACGGCGGCGATGGCGGAGACAATGGAAATAACGGTGAATAAATCAGAAAACCGGGCGAATTGAGCCCGGTTTTTTGATTGATCTGAAAGCTTTTGTCAAGAT
This genomic window from [Bacillus] selenitireducens MLS10 contains:
- a CDS encoding DUF350 domain-containing protein, whose product is MNELFANEWVYTAGVYSLTVMAIIVSLSVFEAVTSYKTWDEIRSGNVAVALSIGGKIFGIANIFRHSITANDSILTMLMWGVYGFALLLFVYVIFEFLTPGFSVDKELAHDNRAVGIVSFILSVALSYVIGSSIVLFQ
- a CDS encoding endonuclease MutS2, with amino-acid sequence MLERVLRILEYDKMKDQLLQFAGSSLGKKRVKAMTPFFEEETIRDEHAKTAEAAKIVRLKGTAPLGGLKDIKASIKRAEIGAQLNEGELLDIASTIYASRRFRSFIEGLVEDEIELVILPEMTRSMTPLTDLEHEIKQAIDENGHVLDSASPALRQIRQSIRSLESSVRSKLENTTRSSSGRKMLSDAIVTIRNDRYVIPVKAEYRNHFGGIVHDQSASGQTLFVEPEFAVTTNNQLREAKAKEETEIQRILFELSGSVSEVTGELAVILDVMTEVDFMFAKAYYGASIKATEPKLDTDGSFDLRKARHPLIPEDEIVPIDVSLGDAYSSLVITGPNTGGKTVTLKTVGMLTLMAQSGLQIPVQEGSTAGIYQKIFADIGDEQSIEQSLSTFSSHMTNIVNIMDNVDHESLVLFDELGAGTDPTEGAALAIAILDRVRSIGAKVIATTHYSELKGYAYNREGVINASVEFDVETLRPTYRLLIGIPGRSNAFAISKRLGLGDDIIEEAGLHVTADSNKMEKMISSLEDSRKAAEKDYDEADALLQEAEALHAELAEELERIEVEKERIFERAEEKANKAVEKAMEEAEFIIAELREMQANAPSIKDHKLIDAKKRLEDSEVTLKKKKKTSPVKKKKPVDTLLPGDEVKVVSLNQKGHIVEASGKTDYMVQLGMMKMKVKKDDLLYIDRPKPVETKPLATLRGRDAHVKPELDLRGERYESAMMDVEKYLDDAVLAGYHQVSIIHGKGTGALRKGVQELLERHPNVKSTRLGSQGEGGSGVTVAQLK